ATACGCCACAAACCTCACCTGGTTCTTGAGCTATGGCAATGACCTCGCCGACGTTTCTCAGCTCGCCAATTTGCCGAGACTCAACTATGTGAGCTTCTTGAACGGTTCAGTAGCCGATGTGTCGCCGCTCAGCGCCATGCCGGTGCTTTCATCGCTCTCGTTGAGCGAAGCAACGCTCGCCTCCATCGACCAACTCAGTGGCTTCACGAAGCTTCGTTCGCTTATGCTTGACGGCGCCAACTTCGACGATTATTCGGCGCTCGGTGACCTGTCAAGCCTCACCCAGCTCACGCTGCGGAGCAGCAATATCTCATCACTCGCGCCGCTGACACCCCTGACCAAACTGACCAATTTGGACCTTTCTGGCACGCCGATCGTCGATCTGACAGACCTCATCCAGTTCCCGGCGCTGACCGATCTTCAGCTCAACGAGATGGAGACCCCCCTGAGCGACCTCGCTCAGGTTGGGACGCTCACAAATCTGCGGTCGCTTACCGCCTCGAACAACAGCATCTCCGACCTCAGCCCGCTGGCAGATCTTAACGACCTGGTGTATCTCTTTCTTGACGACAATAAAATCTCCGACCTGAGCGCGCTTTCCGGCATGCAACAGCTCGATTCCCTTCGGCTCAGCAACAACAGCATTGCCGACCTCAGTCCACTGAGCGGTCTGCCCCTGTTGAACTCGGTGTTTGCGGCAGGCAACAACATCGTGTCGCTTGCGCCCCTGTCTGATCTGACGTCCCTTGCAATCCTAGACGTCACGGACAACGCCATAGCCGATCTCTCGCCGCTCGGCGATCTCCCCCGCCTGTACTGGCTCATCCTCGACGACAACGCCATCACGACGCTTCCCGTTTTTATTGCCGGGCCGCAACTGTACTTTTTCAGCGCCAACGGAAACCAGATCTCGTCGATCGCCCCGCTCGCAAACGCAACCTCACTCGGCTCACTCACCGTTGCCCGCAACAGCATCACCGACATCAGCATCGTCAGCGGCATGCAAAACCTGAGCGTCCTCGACGTCAGCGAAAACCTGGTGTCCAGCTTCGCCCCGATTGCCTCGGCAACGTACCTGTACTCGCTCGACATCAGCTACAATCCGGCCGAAGACCTCAGTGCCCTCGGCAGCCTCATCTCTCTCAACACGCTCGGCGCGAATGGACTTCGACTCACGAATCTCAACGGGCTTTCGTCGTTCGATTCGCTTAATAGCTTGTCGGTCAACGACAACGCGCTGACGACACTCAACGGGGTCGAGGCGTTCACAAAGCTCATCTCGCTGAGCGCGGATACGAATCAACTCACGGATATCTCTGCGCTCTCCCAACTCCAGATTCTCGAGTCATACTCCGCTCTCGATCAGCAGTTCATCGGCCACACGCTCTTCGCCCCGGCCGGGGCCAAGACCTTTGTGGCTGAAGATCCACGAACGTTCACCGACGTTGACGGCTCGGAACTTGGCCTCACTGCATCCACAACCCGCGCAGCAAACCTGAGTTGGACTGCAATCGCAGAGGACGCAACCGCCCTCACCGCAGGCTTTAGCTCACCGTCGGGCAACTACAGCGGTACGGCAACCTACCCGCTCAACCAGTCGTCACTGACTAATGAGGTTGCCGTTCACACAACCGTTGGCAAACGACTTGATCTCCAACTCACGGTGTCGGCTGGCTTTATACCGGCAACCTTTGCGCTCGAAGGCGACGGCGCGGAATGGCTCTCCATCACCCCTGCCGACCTGATCAGCGGGGTCCCTGCCACCGCCGGAACCTACTCGGTTACGGCTGTGGCAGCAGACGCCCTTGGCAACGCCATCCGTCAGGTCATTACCGTTGAGGTCGCCGCGTTAGACGGAGGAACGGGCAACGGCGGCAACAGCAATGAAGGTACTGGCCCTGAACCTGATGACAACACTTCTGGCACGACCAATGCTGGCGGGGGACTCGCGATAACAGGAGCTGCTCCGGATGCCGCCCTCGGCTGGCTGGCTGCGGCGGTTGCCGCCCTTGGCGGCTTGCTTGCCGCAGGTACCGCCCTTCGCCGACGCAACAATAACTAACAGGTCACGACGGCCGCCTGCCAAGACGTTGACTCTCGGTGGCTACCCCGCAATCTTGCGCGGTAGCCACCGCCTTTTGCTGTAAATTACAGCTTTTTCCCTGCTTCGCTCGTTAGAATTAACGTGAGATTTTAGGTCTCATGCGCGCAGCACAGTATTTGGGGATAGGGAATGCTGCGCCGCCAGATACTCCTTCCCAGTTTGGGTTATATCACTTATGACTTCGTTTCACGCAGCCATTCCGACAGCCGGATGGATCAAAGTTGCAGCGCTCACAACAGGCCTGACGGTAGGCATTCTCAGTCCTGTAGCCATGAGCGCGGCGACCGCACAAACTCTTTCGCCGACTGCTCCGGCGCTCCAGCAGGCCACGTTGCCACCCGCTCAACCGGATCCTCAGCAGCCCGCTGCCGACCCATCCGATGAGCCAGCAACGATTCCTGACGGCACCCTCTCCGACGACGCGCAAACGCAACTCGATCAGGCCTCGCCAGAAGTACTAGAGGCAGTAGCCGAGAGCCTCACCCAGTTTCAGGCCAACGCACAACCATCTGCGGCGCTGGTCCAGGCCTCAGACCCAAATGCCGTCGTTGACACCCTCGCTCCGGGCGTCAGAGCAGCAATCAACCAACAGCTTGGCCGGCCGCACGACAGTAGCCTCACACAGGGCGACCTTGCAGGCATCCAATTCCTCCAGGTCCAAGGAAACGATCCAGACACCAGCACGCTTGCCGGGCTTGAGTACGCGGTCAATCTTGAATGGTTCTTTTCGTTTGACACCACGTTTAGCGACATCACCCCCCTCCAGAACCTGCAGCATCTCCAGTCAGCAACATTCGACAGGAACCAAATCACCGATGTGACCCCGCTGCAAAACGTTTCGACCCTGTACTCACTGAGCCTCGACGGCACCACGCTGAGCTCGCTCGATCAGCTCACCGGATTCACCCAAATTCGTTCCCTCTCGCTCGGTCGCACCGACTATGCCAGCTACGCCGCGATCGGTCAGCTCACGCAGCTCACGTCTTTGAGGCTCAACGAAAGCTCCGTGACGTCACTCGAGTTTCTGGCGCCGATTACTGGGCTCATTTCGCTCGATCTCGAGGCCACCGCGATTACCACCATCCAACCGCTCTCCCAGCTCACCGAGCTCTACACGCTAAATCTCAATAATGTTGGCGCTGTCGCCAGTGATCTCACGCCGCTCGCCTCACTCACCGGGTTAAGCACGCTCCAGCTTCGTGGCAACAGCATCAGCGATCTGACGCCGTTACGCAACCTCGAACTCTTGCGGTCGCTGCAGCTCAGCAACAACAACCTGACAACCATTGAGCCGCTTCGGAGCCTCACCAGCCTTGGCACAATCGCCATAGATAACAACCGAGTCAGCACACTTGAACCGCTAGAGAATGCCGCGTCGCTCTCATGGGTGAGCGTGTTGAACAACGAGCTCACCGACCTCGACGCCCTCGTCGGCAAGCCATATCTGTACTCGGTCTTTGCTGACGGCAATACCATCACGCAGATCCCAGACCTTTCGGCGTCAACCTACTTCAACCTCCTTAGCCTCAATAACAACAAGATCTCCTCGCTCGACGGCTTTCCGCAGCTCGGCTGGCTCAACACGCTGAACCTTGCGGGCAACACGATCAGTGACGTCGGCCCTATCGCCACGATCAGCAGCCTCTCCACCCTCGACATCAGCCACAACGAAGTTGCCGAGTTCGCTCCTCTCTCGCAGCTTCAGGAGTTGCGCTATCTTGACGTTGGCAACAATCCCGCGCGCGATCTTGGCGCGCTGTCCAACGCGCCAAACCTTATGACGCTTGGACTGGCTCATCTCGAAATCACCTCGCTCGATGGCCTTCACCTTGAACTTGCCCCGCACCTGAGCAGCCTCGATGTGAGCGACAATAAGCTCACCTCACTCGCTGGTCTCGAGCTGCTCTCCGAGCTCTATACGCTCAACGCCGCGCGCAACCAGATCGACGATCTGAGCCCACTGAGCGGCTCGTATTACCTAGGCGAGCTCCTCATTTCAGACAACCGCGTTACCTCGCTGAGCGTGGTCACGGGGCGAGAGTATCTTCACCGCGTTGAGGCGAACAACAACAACATCACGGATCTTTCCCCGCTGTCGAGTGCTGAGTACCTTGACACGGTCCTGATCAATGGCAATCACATCGCTGATGTGTCACCCCTCCTGCCTCTGAAGTACGTTGTCGAGCTGAGCGCCATCGACCAGCGCCTCACCGGCGATGACGTGTTTGTTCCGCTCGGCTCATCAGCCTTTACCACCGAACACACCGTTGCGGTCACGGATGCCGATGGGTCGTCGCTCGGACTGGTCGCAGGACCAAGCCGGACCGCAGGGCTCAGCTGGACAAACATCCAGAGCGGCGCAACCGCGTTGACCGCGACGTTTACCTCACCAGCTGGCAACTTCAGCGGCACCGTTGATTTCCCGATCACCAGGGCCGAGATCACCTCTGAGGCACCAACAACGCTCACTGCTGGCAGCCGCTTCGATCTGGAAATCACCGTTACCCCTGGGTTCGTGCCCGCAACGTATTCGCTGCAGAGCGGTAGCCCCTCGTGGCTCTCCGTCAACCCAGCCGGGATGCTCAGCGGAGTGCCACCGGTAGCCGGAACATCGTCGGCAACGATCATGGTCGCGGATGCCCTCGGCAACACAATTTCTCGCACGCTCGACCTTGATGTTGTGTCCGGCGACACGGGCGGCGGAGGCAACGGCGGAACGGATACCGGCAACACTGGTAACAACGGCGAAAACGGCACCGACGGCAACAACACCAACGGTGCAGGCACTGACGTGGCAACGGGCGGCAACGGCGCAGGTGCGGCTGCTGAAAGCCTCGCCATCACCGGCACCGGCCAGGCGGCCACGCTCGGATGGCTCGCTGCGCTCCTCGCAGCACTCGGATTCGGCGGAGTACTTCTCAACCGCAGGAAGACTCGCTAGCAGCCGGCACCGCATCCAGACACACGAACGAGTCGTCACGTTCTGCACGGAAAGCGCTTTTGCGGCGCAAACACCGCAGAACGTGACGACTCGATTTACGATCGCTAGGCCAATCGATTGGTGCTGAGCGGGATGCCAGGCGTCCCGCTCGCCCCATCGCTACTCGTAGCGGAGCGCGTCAATCGGATTAAGCTTCGCCGCGCGTCGGGCCGGCAGCGTTCCAGCAAGAAACGTGATCACCAGAATGACCCCAACGATGACCGCGAGAGAAGCAATCGGGAAGAGAGTCAGGTCGAAGCCGGGGAAATCCTTGAGGAACGACTCAGCCGCAATCGAGTTGACCGCCTGCCCAAGCCCCCACGCCGCAAGAATACCGAGCAAGCTGCCCCAGAGACCAAGCAGCATTGCCTCAATGCTGAACAGGCCAAAGACCTTGCCAGAGGAAAGACCGCTCGCCTTCATCAAGCCAATTTCTTTCGTTCGATCCTGAACCGACATGTACAAGGTGTTGATGACCCCGAGGCTCGCGGCGAGCAGGGCGATAACGCCAAAGACCGTCAATACCGTCGTGATGGCATCAAAAATCTGTTTTGCGATACCGATCTGGTCTTCAACCGTTTGACCAACAAAGCCAAGCGACTCGAGGTCCGCTTTCA
The DNA window shown above is from Lysinibacter cavernae and carries:
- a CDS encoding leucine-rich repeat domain-containing protein — translated: MVNSTRPTAGWIRAAALSTILAVGFLTPVAATAAHATPVDSTATVADGPPPSAETPDDKLPTENPTIVGAEGIISPEVQQQLNNTGDEQLITAVNQGLASAPQAGQRSAAPTSAPDPNAVIETIDPAVQTSVNAQKGRAADHPVTQGEMSTITSFSLIPLYGKSTTLDGLQYATNLTWFLSYGNDLADVSQLANLPRLNYVSFLNGSVADVSPLSAMPVLSSLSLSEATLASIDQLSGFTKLRSLMLDGANFDDYSALGDLSSLTQLTLRSSNISSLAPLTPLTKLTNLDLSGTPIVDLTDLIQFPALTDLQLNEMETPLSDLAQVGTLTNLRSLTASNNSISDLSPLADLNDLVYLFLDDNKISDLSALSGMQQLDSLRLSNNSIADLSPLSGLPLLNSVFAAGNNIVSLAPLSDLTSLAILDVTDNAIADLSPLGDLPRLYWLILDDNAITTLPVFIAGPQLYFFSANGNQISSIAPLANATSLGSLTVARNSITDISIVSGMQNLSVLDVSENLVSSFAPIASATYLYSLDISYNPAEDLSALGSLISLNTLGANGLRLTNLNGLSSFDSLNSLSVNDNALTTLNGVEAFTKLISLSADTNQLTDISALSQLQILESYSALDQQFIGHTLFAPAGAKTFVAEDPRTFTDVDGSELGLTASTTRAANLSWTAIAEDATALTAGFSSPSGNYSGTATYPLNQSSLTNEVAVHTTVGKRLDLQLTVSAGFIPATFALEGDGAEWLSITPADLISGVPATAGTYSVTAVAADALGNAIRQVITVEVAALDGGTGNGGNSNEGTGPEPDDNTSGTTNAGGGLAITGAAPDAALGWLAAAVAALGGLLAAGTALRRRNNN
- a CDS encoding leucine-rich repeat domain-containing protein; this encodes MTSFHAAIPTAGWIKVAALTTGLTVGILSPVAMSAATAQTLSPTAPALQQATLPPAQPDPQQPAADPSDEPATIPDGTLSDDAQTQLDQASPEVLEAVAESLTQFQANAQPSAALVQASDPNAVVDTLAPGVRAAINQQLGRPHDSSLTQGDLAGIQFLQVQGNDPDTSTLAGLEYAVNLEWFFSFDTTFSDITPLQNLQHLQSATFDRNQITDVTPLQNVSTLYSLSLDGTTLSSLDQLTGFTQIRSLSLGRTDYASYAAIGQLTQLTSLRLNESSVTSLEFLAPITGLISLDLEATAITTIQPLSQLTELYTLNLNNVGAVASDLTPLASLTGLSTLQLRGNSISDLTPLRNLELLRSLQLSNNNLTTIEPLRSLTSLGTIAIDNNRVSTLEPLENAASLSWVSVLNNELTDLDALVGKPYLYSVFADGNTITQIPDLSASTYFNLLSLNNNKISSLDGFPQLGWLNTLNLAGNTISDVGPIATISSLSTLDISHNEVAEFAPLSQLQELRYLDVGNNPARDLGALSNAPNLMTLGLAHLEITSLDGLHLELAPHLSSLDVSDNKLTSLAGLELLSELYTLNAARNQIDDLSPLSGSYYLGELLISDNRVTSLSVVTGREYLHRVEANNNNITDLSPLSSAEYLDTVLINGNHIADVSPLLPLKYVVELSAIDQRLTGDDVFVPLGSSAFTTEHTVAVTDADGSSLGLVAGPSRTAGLSWTNIQSGATALTATFTSPAGNFSGTVDFPITRAEITSEAPTTLTAGSRFDLEITVTPGFVPATYSLQSGSPSWLSVNPAGMLSGVPPVAGTSSATIMVADALGNTISRTLDLDVVSGDTGGGGNGGTDTGNTGNNGENGTDGNNTNGAGTDVATGGNGAGAAAESLAITGTGQAATLGWLAALLAALGFGGVLLNRRKTR